CATGCCCACCGGAGCGCACCATGCGCCGTTGTCGTAGGCCATTTCGAGGTAGCTGGTCTTCAGCCGCTCCTGCATCCCCTCGTATCCGTTCGAAAGCGGGTATTCGGCCACGGGCTTGCGGTTGCCGTACTTGTGCCCCCAGGTCATGTAGAAGATCACCCGGGCGTCGGGCGACGCGGCATGCACCAGACTGTCGAGCGTCCGGGCCGCGGGATAGACCTCGCGGGCCACCTGTCCGGTCGGCATCGCGGGAGCCGTGCTCTGCTCCTGCAGGACGACGTAATCCCAGCCGCCGTCGGCAATGGCCTGCAACAGCTTCTTGTTTTTCAGGTGTCCCGAGAAGCGTTCGCCGCCCTTGAGAAAGCGCGTGCAGGAGAGTTTTACCTTTTGGGTCGAGGCGATCTTCTGCACCATGCCGGGCAAATCGTTGCAATAGGAGAAACTGTTGCCGACCCACAGCACCCGCAGGGAATCCTGCGGCGTTTGGGCCATGCCGCCCAGAGGCAGCAGAATCAGCAAAAGGCGGAAAGCGAGTTTCATCATATCTTCAAGGTTTTAGGTTGGCGGTGATCGGAGGCGTATTTGCGGCACCAGGTCGCAATGCCGCATTCGTCGCATTTGGGGGCACGGGCCACGCAGACGTAACGCCCGTGGAGGATCAGCCAGTGGTGGGCCAGAGGCAGCAGATGGCCGGGAATGTTCTTTTCGAGGGTCAGCTCCGTCTGCAACGGGGTTTTCGAACGGGTTGTCAGCCCGATGCGCTCCGAGACGCGGAAAACGTGCGTGTCGACCGGCATCACCTCCTTCTGCCACAGCACAGCCCCCAGCACGTTGGCCGTCTTGCGGCCCACGCCGGGCAGACGCTGCATCTGCTCCAGGTCGCTCGGGACTTCGCCGCCGAACTCCTCGCAGAGCATCCGGGCCATTCCCGCGAGGTTTCTGGCCTTGTTGTTCGGGTAGGAGATGCTCCGGATGTAGGGATAAATCTCCTCGGCCGTGGCGCGGGCCATGTGGTACGGCGTGGGAAAGGCTTCGAACAGCGCCGGGGTGGTCATGTTGACCCGTTTGTCGGTGCACTGCGCCGAGAGGATCACCGCCACCAGCAGCTGATAAGGGTCCGAGTAGTGCAGTTCGCTTTCGGCCACGGGCATATGCTCCGAAAACCAGGCGATTACGCCGTCATAACGTTGTTTGGTCGTCATAAATGCTGTTTTTTACGTCGGAAAAGAATCTTTTTCACCAGCAGTCCCGGCCCTTCGGGACAGAGCGCGAGGCGCGGGCAGGCCGCAACGTCGCGCCGCCAGCGCGTCACGTATTCCCCGACCGGACCTTCCCACGAAAGGACCCACAAAGCCACCGAACTGCGCCGCCGGAGAATGCGGAAGCGGTTGCGGCCCGCACCGTAGCGGGCGTCGAACCAGAGGCTTATGTCCATCAGCGAATCGCAGAAGGCGATCCGTTTCCGGTAGGCCGTGCTGTGGCTCACGCTGTCGGGCAGGCGCCGGTGGACGGCCGTGATGTCGGGCAGATAGCTGATGCGGCTGCGCACCGAGAACCAGAGCCACATCGGGGCGTCGTCGGTCTTCCACTCGGGATGCTCCGCGGGACGAACCTCGTCGTAATACCGTGCGATCAACTCCCGGCGGGCCAGCGTCGCGCAGTTGGCGATGGTCAGGCTGCACAGCAGACGCCCGAAAT
This Alistipes shahii WAL 8301 DNA region includes the following protein-coding sequences:
- a CDS encoding DUF4886 domain-containing protein, which encodes MMKLAFRLLLILLPLGGMAQTPQDSLRVLWVGNSFSYCNDLPGMVQKIASTQKVKLSCTRFLKGGERFSGHLKNKKLLQAIADGGWDYVVLQEQSTAPAMPTGQVAREVYPAARTLDSLVHAASPDARVIFYMTWGHKYGNRKPVAEYPLSNGYEGMQERLKTSYLEMAYDNGAWCAPVGMAWRAVRSERPDCILYRPDCYHPAVPGSYLAANVIFTTILQRPYQTAFTAELPAEQAEYLQRTAQRTVLDNLVLLNIR
- the nth gene encoding endonuclease III, which codes for MTTKQRYDGVIAWFSEHMPVAESELHYSDPYQLLVAVILSAQCTDKRVNMTTPALFEAFPTPYHMARATAEEIYPYIRSISYPNNKARNLAGMARMLCEEFGGEVPSDLEQMQRLPGVGRKTANVLGAVLWQKEVMPVDTHVFRVSERIGLTTRSKTPLQTELTLEKNIPGHLLPLAHHWLILHGRYVCVARAPKCDECGIATWCRKYASDHRQPKTLKI
- a CDS encoding glycosyltransferase — its product is METPLVSVCMTTYNHEPYIAEAIESVLAQQTSFGVELVVGEDCSTDRTAAICREYAAKYPDRIRLVTSPENVGWRANYRRTFEACRGKYVAYLDGDDWWCDLRKLQMQADLMESDPGCGMCYTRASNYWQASDRTEPDHPDHYTDFGRLLCSLTIANCATLARRELIARYYDEVRPAEHPEWKTDDAPMWLWFSVRSRISYLPDITAVHRRLPDSVSHSTAYRKRIAFCDSLMDISLWFDARYGAGRNRFRILRRRSSVALWVLSWEGPVGEYVTRWRRDVAACPRLALCPEGPGLLVKKILFRRKKQHL